One window from the genome of Candidatus Chlorohelix allophototropha encodes:
- a CDS encoding peptide ABC transporter substrate-binding protein — translation MKDKRAALLLAGVLLLTTLLYACGDSPTATVTTTAAATTVAKTTAAATTATTTAATTTAAVTATTAAATTVANAKPAVFHWAKTGEPLTLDPAYVTLTDAIGSQLADNLFEGLLELNPQMKVIPASAEALPTVSADGKLYTFKLRKDLKFSNGDPLNATDFIYSWNRVARSGITAAAGSAFSLVDGFDTVWNQKDEATRTAMTVSGFKAVDDYTIEITLKKPGTYFLTQSTLPGFYPVNRKVIEANPAKVGEPNKSFMSAETVVSNGPFLIKDWKRDTTIRLEPNPYYSGNPKPSVSAVTIDVIKDATTSKLKYDNGELDEVGVPLADMQTAPKDPKYKDAYVQVPLARTTWLAFNMSGDNVFSRNLKLRQAFAYSLDLTLITQGALSGSAFSATSLLPKGFPGYHEMNNFAYNLDKAKQLFKDAGYDTPEKIKTLEQEINNWGNGGLGGGLVNSGDRNANKVMMENIQQQLKTAFGVELKVNLVATLKEFVQRRDQNHEFLLYRGNWEANYPDPQTFYESTFFSTSSGNSSGYKNPLYDELVTKANSASDSSQRYDLYYQAEQVLQNDVAYIPMYNAVEPRLIRPTIQNWGYNAQGPMKLKYMQIKPS, via the coding sequence CTACTACGGTTGCAAAGACGACTGCTGCTGCGACTACCGCAACAACTACAGCAGCAACCACAACTGCGGCTGTCACAGCTACCACTGCGGCTGCTACCACAGTTGCCAACGCCAAACCGGCAGTGTTTCACTGGGCGAAAACCGGCGAGCCTCTGACCCTTGACCCTGCCTATGTTACTCTTACCGATGCGATCGGTAGCCAACTTGCCGATAATCTTTTTGAAGGTTTGCTCGAACTCAATCCTCAAATGAAGGTTATACCGGCTTCGGCTGAAGCCCTCCCAACTGTTTCGGCAGACGGCAAGTTATATACTTTCAAGCTGAGAAAAGACCTGAAGTTCAGCAATGGCGACCCGCTTAACGCCACAGATTTTATCTATAGCTGGAACAGAGTTGCTCGGAGTGGTATAACTGCTGCTGCTGGTAGCGCTTTCAGTTTGGTAGATGGTTTTGACACGGTCTGGAACCAGAAAGATGAAGCCACCAGAACCGCTATGACCGTTTCCGGCTTTAAAGCGGTTGATGACTACACCATCGAAATAACCTTGAAGAAACCGGGCACTTACTTCCTGACCCAGAGTACCTTACCGGGCTTTTATCCGGTCAATCGCAAGGTCATTGAGGCAAACCCTGCCAAAGTTGGTGAGCCTAACAAGTCCTTTATGAGTGCCGAAACTGTTGTAAGCAACGGACCGTTCTTGATTAAGGATTGGAAGCGCGATACTACCATTCGGTTAGAGCCAAATCCGTATTACAGTGGCAACCCGAAACCAAGTGTAAGCGCTGTGACTATCGATGTAATCAAGGATGCCACTACCTCCAAGCTCAAATATGATAACGGCGAACTGGATGAAGTCGGTGTGCCTCTCGCAGATATGCAAACCGCTCCCAAAGACCCCAAGTACAAGGATGCCTATGTGCAGGTTCCGCTGGCGCGTACCACTTGGTTGGCTTTCAATATGTCAGGGGATAACGTTTTCAGCCGCAACCTCAAACTGCGTCAGGCTTTTGCCTACTCGCTGGATTTAACCCTGATTACACAAGGCGCGCTTAGTGGTAGCGCCTTCTCCGCGACCAGTTTGCTACCTAAAGGTTTTCCCGGTTATCACGAAATGAATAATTTCGCCTATAATCTGGATAAAGCCAAGCAACTATTTAAAGATGCCGGTTATGATACCCCTGAGAAGATTAAAACTCTGGAGCAGGAAATTAATAACTGGGGTAACGGCGGACTGGGCGGCGGTTTGGTAAATAGCGGTGACCGCAACGCTAACAAGGTAATGATGGAAAATATCCAACAGCAGTTAAAAACCGCTTTTGGTGTGGAACTGAAAGTAAACCTTGTAGCTACCTTGAAGGAATTTGTTCAGCGTCGCGATCAGAATCATGAGTTCCTGCTTTACCGAGGAAACTGGGAGGCAAACTATCCTGACCCGCAGACCTTCTACGAGTCAACCTTCTTTAGCACTTCCAGCGGTAACTCCAGTGGGTACAAAAATCCGCTTTACGATGAGCTAGTTACAAAGGCTAACAGCGCCAGCGATAGCAGCCAACGCTACGACCTCTATTATCAAGCGGAACAGGTACTTCAGAATGATGTAGCCTATATACCAATGTATAACGCCGTTGAACCCCGCCTAATTAGACCCACAATTCAAAATTGGGGTTATAACGCGCAGGGTCCGATGAAGCTTAAATACATGCAGATAAAACCATCATAA
- a CDS encoding cupin domain-containing protein, whose translation MNQVKHWQAEFKWESVPLLAYKEEGAHFKSITRQVLFEGDPLLPVQWRYFEIDSEGNSTLERHEHIHVVMIIRGSGKALLGNQIIELNCFDVLQIPSYTWHQFRATNNEPLGFLCLVNIERDKPQLPNAENLEELRSNPQIAEFIRV comes from the coding sequence ATGAATCAGGTAAAACATTGGCAAGCTGAATTTAAATGGGAGTCCGTTCCGTTGCTTGCCTATAAAGAAGAAGGGGCGCATTTCAAAAGTATCACCCGTCAGGTTCTATTTGAGGGTGACCCACTTCTTCCGGTACAATGGCGCTATTTTGAAATTGATTCAGAAGGTAACTCAACCCTCGAACGCCATGAGCATATTCATGTGGTAATGATTATTCGCGGTAGCGGCAAAGCACTGCTAGGTAATCAAATAATTGAACTTAATTGTTTTGATGTTTTGCAAATCCCCTCATATACGTGGCACCAGTTCCGCGCTACCAATAACGAACCGCTTGGTTTTCTCTGCTTAGTCAATATTGAGCGTGACAAGCCACAACTGCCCAATGCCGAAAACCTTGAAGAATTACGCAGTAACCCGCAAATAGCCGAATTTATTCGAGTATAA
- the glgB gene encoding 1,4-alpha-glucan branching protein GlgB — protein sequence MAEIKEQDAKLLSGSILTDFDMQLIGEGNFFKSYEKFGAHIIERDGVKGVNFLLWAPNADWVAVIGDFNSWDKTKHLMHKHESQGVWELFIPGIGAGEKYKYGIQSHFNGFYVQKCDPYGFFSEMRPKTASIVFELDKYEWQDQEWVNEGRAKHNNIYKPVSIYELHLGSWRRRWNSSSHDESYLTYRELADQVVEYITEMGFTHIEIMPITEHPFDGSWGYQTTGYYAVTSRFGDPYDFMYLVDKCHQHNIGVILDWVPAHFPKDSIGLGYFDGTHLYEHSDPRQGEHTEWGTLIFNYGRNEVRNFLLSNALFWLGKYHIDGLRVDAVASMLYLDYARNPGEWIPNRYGGRENLEAIDFIKRFNERVHLEFPNTLTCAEESTDWPMVSWPTYAGGLGFDLKWNMGWMHDMLEYMKNEPIYRRYHHNSLTFSLMYAFSENFILPLSHDEVVHLKRSLLDKMPGDMWQKFANLRAFYGYMFTHPGKKLLFMGGEFGQWKEWNEREALQWELLQYDTHSGLSKFMKDLLHLYRNEPALYEVDTSWEGFQWLESSDVDNSTIAFLRRAKDHNDELIIACNLTPVPRQGHRIGVPKPGYYQEILNSDSESYWGSNMGNGGGLDSENVAWGGHYHSVKLTLPPLSTIILRSPRP from the coding sequence ATGGCGGAAATTAAAGAACAGGATGCAAAACTCCTTTCTGGTTCGATCCTTACTGATTTTGATATGCAACTTATTGGTGAGGGGAATTTCTTCAAGAGTTACGAGAAATTCGGCGCTCATATTATTGAACGTGATGGGGTAAAAGGAGTCAATTTCCTACTCTGGGCGCCTAATGCTGATTGGGTAGCAGTAATCGGTGATTTCAACAGTTGGGATAAAACTAAACACCTTATGCACAAGCATGAGTCGCAGGGAGTTTGGGAACTTTTCATTCCGGGAATTGGCGCAGGAGAAAAATATAAGTATGGTATTCAATCCCACTTCAATGGCTTCTATGTCCAGAAATGCGATCCCTACGGTTTTTTCAGCGAAATGCGCCCTAAAACTGCCTCGATAGTATTTGAACTTGATAAGTATGAGTGGCAAGATCAGGAATGGGTTAACGAAGGACGCGCTAAGCATAATAATATTTACAAGCCTGTATCTATATATGAGTTACATCTTGGTTCATGGCGGCGGCGTTGGAATAGCAGTAGCCACGATGAGAGCTATCTAACCTACCGTGAACTGGCAGACCAAGTGGTGGAATATATTACAGAAATGGGTTTTACCCATATCGAAATTATGCCCATTACCGAACATCCTTTTGATGGCTCATGGGGATACCAGACTACCGGATATTATGCGGTAACCAGCCGCTTTGGCGATCCATATGATTTCATGTATCTGGTGGACAAATGTCATCAGCATAATATTGGCGTTATCTTAGATTGGGTTCCGGCACACTTCCCCAAAGATTCTATCGGTTTGGGTTACTTTGACGGTACGCATTTATACGAACATTCCGACCCACGTCAGGGCGAGCATACCGAATGGGGTACGCTTATCTTTAACTACGGTCGCAATGAAGTACGCAACTTCTTGCTTTCCAACGCTCTATTCTGGCTAGGCAAATACCATATCGATGGGCTAAGAGTCGATGCGGTAGCCTCCATGCTATATCTGGATTATGCTCGTAATCCGGGAGAATGGATACCCAACCGCTATGGCGGGAGAGAAAACCTTGAAGCTATCGACTTCATCAAACGCTTTAATGAACGAGTACACCTTGAGTTCCCAAATACCTTGACCTGTGCGGAAGAGTCAACCGACTGGCCTATGGTTTCTTGGCCTACCTACGCGGGAGGTCTGGGGTTTGACCTGAAGTGGAATATGGGCTGGATGCATGATATGCTCGAATATATGAAGAACGAACCCATATATCGCCGCTATCATCACAACAGCCTGACCTTCTCATTGATGTATGCCTTCAGTGAAAATTTTATCCTACCGCTATCACATGATGAGGTAGTGCACCTTAAACGCTCTTTGCTGGATAAAATGCCGGGAGATATGTGGCAGAAATTTGCTAACCTGCGCGCTTTTTACGGGTATATGTTCACTCACCCCGGTAAAAAACTGCTCTTTATGGGTGGCGAATTCGGGCAATGGAAGGAATGGAACGAACGTGAGGCGTTGCAATGGGAATTGCTTCAATATGATACTCACAGCGGTTTATCAAAGTTTATGAAGGATTTGTTGCACCTTTACCGGAACGAACCGGCGCTATATGAGGTTGATACAAGTTGGGAAGGCTTCCAGTGGCTGGAATCAAGCGATGTGGATAATAGCACCATTGCTTTCTTACGCCGCGCTAAAGACCACAATGATGAGCTTATTATTGCTTGTAACCTTACGCCTGTGCCACGACAGGGACATCGCATTGGTGTACCAAAACCCGGTTATTATCAAGAAATCTTGAATAGTGATTCGGAAAGCTACTGGGGTAGCAACATGGGAAATGGCGGCGGGTTAGACAGTGAAAATGTGGCATGGGGCGGACATTATCATTCGGTAAAGCTTACTTTACCGCCACTCAGTACAATCATTTTGCGAAGCCCAAGACCGTAA
- the istA gene encoding IS21 family transposase: MLEVMARSAIKYHRKRGDNYNVIAGKVQHDARTVKRVLNEPSDKVQTRPNRESSVAVFKEQIEGWLEQKLQVKRMLELAWEDPKQPYCGRPTAFYDYVRKLKKARENQAHQVQIRFEGLPGEFLQIDWGEIRGVLFSKQDSVPQTFYFFCARLKYSRFMYVSFQKDMAEETLVRCLVEALNRMGGVPWVITTDNMKTVVLRRDEKNQPVWHPVWQKLALEFEFHPEACAPASGNQKGAVENLVKYTKNNFLAGRTFYDAADLVRQLEEWLGVVNYERTCAATGEIPGSLLEIERKHFSPLPASARDYGLFTSLVVNREGVVIFETNKYSVPAELMGQTLTARIHREWLKLWRGTELVAQHPRCYSRNRRLVIPEHYTQAFEIKPRARTMVWRDWLLNLGPQVYQYVAVICRRQRATMSEQIHQLYALAQQVGLEEFQAAVELATEQQLYGAEYLKGLLLKPAGSGSNAATLKPTQPAVERLLSEYEPLVANRFSAIPEENEIERAVG; this comes from the coding sequence ATGTTAGAAGTTATGGCCAGAAGCGCAATAAAGTACCACCGGAAACGAGGGGACAACTACAACGTAATTGCGGGCAAAGTGCAACATGATGCCCGTACCGTAAAAAGAGTGCTAAATGAACCTAGCGACAAGGTACAAACCCGCCCCAATCGTGAAAGTAGTGTGGCAGTCTTCAAAGAACAGATTGAAGGCTGGCTAGAACAAAAACTACAAGTGAAAAGAATGCTGGAACTAGCGTGGGAAGATCCCAAACAGCCCTACTGTGGCAGACCCACCGCCTTCTATGACTATGTGCGCAAGCTCAAAAAAGCCAGAGAGAACCAGGCTCATCAGGTACAGATACGTTTTGAGGGCTTACCTGGAGAGTTTTTGCAAATAGACTGGGGTGAAATTCGGGGAGTGCTGTTCAGTAAACAAGATAGTGTACCCCAAACCTTCTACTTTTTCTGTGCCCGGCTGAAATACTCGCGTTTTATGTATGTGAGCTTTCAGAAAGATATGGCCGAAGAAACGCTGGTGCGCTGCCTGGTGGAAGCCCTCAACCGGATGGGGGGAGTACCGTGGGTAATTACCACGGATAATATGAAGACGGTGGTACTGAGGCGAGATGAAAAGAACCAACCAGTGTGGCATCCGGTGTGGCAGAAACTGGCACTAGAATTCGAGTTTCACCCGGAAGCCTGTGCCCCGGCCAGCGGAAACCAGAAAGGTGCCGTAGAAAATTTGGTAAAGTATACCAAAAACAATTTTCTAGCTGGTCGTACATTCTACGATGCGGCGGATCTGGTAAGGCAGTTGGAAGAATGGTTAGGGGTAGTGAATTACGAGCGTACATGCGCAGCGACCGGGGAAATTCCGGGTAGCTTACTGGAAATAGAGCGTAAACACTTCAGCCCATTGCCTGCTAGTGCCCGGGATTACGGTTTATTTACCAGCCTGGTGGTAAACCGGGAAGGGGTAGTCATTTTTGAGACCAACAAATATAGCGTACCGGCGGAACTAATGGGACAAACCCTGACAGCCCGGATACATCGGGAATGGCTGAAGTTATGGCGGGGTACGGAACTGGTGGCACAGCACCCCCGTTGTTATTCCCGAAACCGCCGCTTAGTAATACCGGAACATTACACCCAAGCTTTTGAGATCAAACCCAGAGCCAGAACCATGGTGTGGCGGGATTGGTTGTTAAATTTAGGACCGCAAGTGTACCAGTATGTGGCGGTAATCTGTCGACGGCAAAGAGCCACCATGAGTGAACAAATCCACCAACTATACGCGCTGGCCCAGCAGGTAGGGCTGGAAGAATTCCAGGCGGCGGTGGAATTGGCAACGGAACAACAGCTTTACGGGGCGGAATATCTCAAGGGTTTATTACTCAAGCCAGCGGGTTCAGGCAGTAATGCCGCTACCCTCAAGCCCACTCAACCAGCGGTGGAACGGCTACTCAGTGAATACGAACCACTGGTGGCCAACCGTTTTTCGGCCATACCTGAGGAAAATGAAATAGAAAGGGCGGTGGGATGA
- a CDS encoding RuBisCO large subunit C-terminal-like domain-containing protein: protein MNEALKRKESDERFSVTYRITVYDNRSIDEHARDITVEQSVEIPHDCIPDEIHERGIVGWIESIELVPHTRNQHDVVISYRSDNTAFSIPQFLNVIYGNISLKKGIKIIKLDLTSALLEVFGGPAYGIEGIRALTGTYKRPLACTALKPLGLSTNQLAKMAGEYARGGLDIIKEDHGMADMAYHRFVERVPRFQEAVREANAKTGGNTLFFPMISGGFDEIEQQVALAKSLDIKGILVAPLLVGVDTVRALARKYKLAIMTHPSFTGTHFHDPAHGMTPAVLLGTIFRLIGADISIFINSGGRFAVTEEECQDLAIALRGTLGHIKPSFPCPGGGMRLDRIEAMAQSFGQDTVMLIGGALMQHSRDLEKSASVFMEGIRQHFGEERRAVAH, encoded by the coding sequence ATGAATGAGGCTTTAAAAAGAAAAGAATCCGATGAGCGATTCTCGGTTACATACCGGATAACTGTATATGATAATCGCAGCATCGATGAACATGCCAGAGATATTACGGTCGAACAGAGCGTAGAAATCCCACACGACTGCATTCCAGATGAAATTCATGAGCGTGGTATTGTCGGCTGGATTGAGTCGATTGAGCTAGTTCCACACACTCGAAATCAGCACGATGTGGTTATCAGCTATCGCAGCGATAATACCGCCTTTTCTATACCCCAGTTTTTAAATGTAATTTACGGCAACATTTCGCTTAAAAAAGGTATCAAAATTATCAAGCTCGATCTAACTTCAGCCTTACTCGAAGTTTTTGGTGGTCCCGCTTATGGTATAGAGGGAATACGCGCCCTGACTGGAACATACAAACGTCCGCTCGCTTGTACCGCCCTTAAACCGCTTGGACTTTCCACAAACCAACTTGCCAAAATGGCAGGCGAGTATGCACGCGGTGGGTTGGATATAATCAAGGAAGATCACGGTATGGCAGATATGGCATACCATCGCTTCGTTGAGCGAGTACCACGTTTCCAAGAAGCGGTTAGAGAGGCAAATGCCAAGACCGGAGGCAATACCCTTTTCTTCCCCATGATTTCAGGCGGTTTTGATGAAATTGAACAGCAGGTTGCGCTGGCAAAAAGCCTCGATATAAAAGGAATTTTGGTTGCGCCCTTGTTGGTAGGTGTGGATACTGTGCGAGCTTTGGCGCGTAAGTACAAACTGGCAATCATGACACACCCAAGCTTTACCGGCACGCATTTTCATGATCCTGCCCATGGAATGACCCCGGCTGTATTGCTCGGCACAATCTTCCGGCTTATCGGGGCAGACATCTCAATTTTCATAAATTCTGGAGGCAGATTCGCGGTTACCGAAGAAGAATGCCAAGACCTCGCAATCGCATTGCGTGGCACATTGGGACATATCAAACCATCTTTTCCATGTCCGGGTGGCGGGATGCGGCTCGACCGTATCGAAGCGATGGCACAATCGTTTGGTCAAGATACCGTGATGCTGATTGGCGGGGCGTTGATGCAACATTCCAGAGATTTGGAGAAAAGCGCCTCAGTATTTATGGAAGGTATCCGGCAACATTTTGGTGAGGAACGCAGAGCAGTTGCCCATTAG
- the istB gene encoding IS21-like element helper ATPase IstB encodes MNSLEHKLTSLKLGRVKQVYSDWIERARETGMDYGEFLEELLSEELLSRQENQLKKRLHSASFPFEASLEQFDFSRHPELKRSVILRYFDSSFVEKAGNLLLIGASGLGKTHLSIAAGIKMVQLGYTVKFITAQQLANQVIAASTRQEIARILEPLLKCQVLVLDELGYLPMDARVGPALYELISGRYLRGATIITSNKSLSNWGELIEGGDTALMVAIIDRLLHHGEVFYLRGSSYRTLGKESYGLERRQLPPEEKKPEAGTGS; translated from the coding sequence ATGAATAGTCTGGAACATAAACTCACCAGCCTAAAACTGGGCAGGGTAAAACAGGTATACAGCGATTGGATTGAACGGGCACGCGAAACCGGAATGGATTACGGGGAGTTTTTAGAAGAATTGTTAAGCGAAGAGTTGCTATCTCGTCAGGAGAACCAACTCAAAAAGCGTTTGCACTCAGCCAGTTTCCCTTTTGAAGCCAGCCTGGAACAATTCGATTTCAGTCGCCACCCGGAACTGAAGCGCAGCGTGATTTTACGCTATTTCGACAGCAGTTTTGTAGAAAAAGCTGGGAATTTACTCCTAATCGGGGCAAGTGGGCTTGGGAAAACCCATCTTTCGATTGCAGCCGGAATTAAGATGGTGCAGTTGGGTTACACCGTAAAGTTCATTACGGCTCAACAACTGGCGAACCAAGTGATTGCGGCTAGCACTCGCCAGGAAATAGCCAGGATTTTAGAGCCGCTTTTGAAATGTCAGGTGTTGGTATTAGACGAACTGGGCTATTTACCGATGGACGCACGTGTAGGTCCGGCCTTATATGAGCTGATCAGCGGACGTTACCTCAGAGGTGCTACGATCATTACCAGTAACAAAAGCCTTTCTAACTGGGGCGAACTGATCGAGGGTGGTGATACTGCCTTGATGGTGGCGATTATTGACCGTTTATTGCATCACGGAGAAGTTTTTTATTTAAGAGGTAGCAGTTACCGCACTTTAGGAAAGGAGAGTTACGGCTTAGAGCGTCGGCAACTTCCACCAGAAGAAAAGAAACCGGAAGCGGGAACTGGTTCTTAA